One window from the genome of [Clostridium] celerecrescens 18A encodes:
- a CDS encoding nitroreductase family protein: MEFLQLAKERYSMRKFSDRKIEKEKLDLILEAGRVAPTAVNYQPQRILVIDSEENLAKLKSCTPYHFHAPLALLVCYDSTVSWKRSYDNKDMGDVDASIVATQMILEAAELGLGSTWVGHFDPVCIRSSFNIPEHLIPVALLPMGYPGKNCAPHPLHEKRFPIDHTVFYNSYSGIDSSKER; this comes from the coding sequence ATGGAATTTTTACAATTGGCAAAAGAACGTTACTCAATGAGAAAATTCAGCGACCGGAAAATAGAAAAGGAAAAACTGGATTTGATCCTGGAAGCCGGAAGGGTCGCTCCTACTGCAGTGAATTATCAGCCCCAGCGAATTCTTGTCATTGACAGCGAAGAAAACCTTGCTAAATTAAAATCCTGCACCCCTTATCATTTTCATGCTCCTCTGGCTTTGCTGGTATGTTATGATTCCACGGTCAGCTGGAAAAGGTCTTACGACAATAAGGATATGGGAGATGTTGACGCCAGCATCGTTGCCACGCAGATGATACTTGAAGCGGCTGAATTAGGATTAGGCAGTACCTGGGTAGGTCATTTTGACCCTGTGTGCATCCGTTCGTCATTTAATATCCCGGAGCATTTAATTCCAGTTGCTCTGCTTCCTATGGGCTATCCCGGGAAAAACTGTGCTCCTCACCCTCTTCATGAGAAACGGTTTCCTATAGACCATACTGTTTTCTATAATTCCTATAGCGGCATTGACTCCTCCAAAGAACGGTAA
- a CDS encoding S8 family peptidase, which translates to MNKILDNEYYDLIISNSLVPGFDTGNNLTVLNDRYSLMHIWKSNMDACDLGRYPYDNFPSLFTLTSKVSIEKSGIANVRRHPDLSLMGLGVAIGIIDTGIDYQHPAFKYHDGTTRILSIWDQTDQTGKPPKDFSFGSEYTKKHINTALKSKNPLSMVPTVDSNGHGTAIASVIAGSPDEKNSFTGVAPQTELIIVKLKEAKQNLKELFFAPDNSLCYQESDIMLGIRYLLSVSEEKELPLVICIAMGSNQGGHDGLGVISSYLEHIVQMPKTDVLIAAGNEGDSRRHYFHHSAATPFRNGFNLKIGRNDKKFTMEIWPFPPGKVSIEIFPPNQEFIQSISPPAGVCQKFSLAMGQTTIWINNILLEGSTGDQVILLRFDNPTPGIWYFQVTSIENEPFSFHSWLPSGNLISNETYFYQANPNTTITAPGNARNPLTVAAYNQFDGRILGESGRGFSRFGEINPNIAAPGYQIPCALPGNQYGSLTGTGAAAAHAAGASAMVMEWGYCKGNHTTVTGVQINHMIMRGAQRDSAYSYPNESCGYGQIDVYKLFQRISVI; encoded by the coding sequence ATGAATAAAATATTGGATAATGAATATTATGACTTGATCATTAGTAATTCTTTAGTTCCCGGTTTTGATACCGGTAATAATCTTACGGTTTTAAATGATAGATATTCTTTGATGCATATATGGAAAAGCAATATGGACGCCTGTGACCTGGGACGGTATCCTTATGATAATTTCCCTTCCCTTTTTACACTTACTTCTAAAGTGAGCATAGAAAAATCGGGCATTGCCAATGTCCGGAGACATCCCGATTTAAGCCTGATGGGGCTTGGGGTTGCCATCGGCATCATAGACACCGGCATCGACTACCAGCACCCCGCATTCAAATATCATGACGGTACCACCCGTATTCTTTCCATATGGGACCAGACCGACCAGACCGGCAAGCCTCCCAAGGACTTTAGTTTCGGCTCAGAATACACGAAAAAACACATCAATACCGCACTGAAATCCAAGAACCCCTTATCCATGGTGCCTACTGTTGATAGCAATGGACATGGTACGGCAATCGCCAGTGTAATCGCCGGCAGTCCCGATGAAAAAAACTCTTTTACCGGTGTTGCTCCCCAAACCGAGCTTATCATAGTAAAATTAAAAGAAGCGAAGCAAAATTTAAAAGAGCTGTTCTTTGCTCCGGATAATTCCCTGTGCTATCAGGAATCTGATATAATGCTGGGAATCCGTTACCTGCTCTCCGTTTCGGAAGAAAAAGAGCTGCCTCTCGTTATATGCATAGCAATGGGAAGCAACCAGGGAGGCCATGATGGTTTGGGAGTTATCAGCTCTTACTTAGAACACATCGTACAAATGCCCAAAACTGACGTATTGATAGCCGCAGGGAATGAAGGAGACAGCCGCAGACATTATTTCCACCATTCGGCGGCTACTCCTTTCCGCAATGGCTTTAATTTAAAAATAGGGAGAAACGATAAAAAATTCACAATGGAAATCTGGCCCTTTCCTCCTGGGAAAGTAAGTATTGAAATATTCCCGCCTAACCAGGAATTCATTCAGAGCATATCTCCCCCTGCCGGAGTTTGCCAAAAATTCAGCCTTGCCATGGGCCAAACTACCATTTGGATCAACAATATCCTGTTGGAAGGTTCAACGGGGGATCAGGTTATTTTATTGCGGTTTGACAATCCGACTCCAGGAATCTGGTATTTCCAGGTCACAAGCATAGAAAATGAACCTTTTTCCTTCCATTCCTGGCTTCCGTCAGGGAACTTGATTTCAAACGAAACATATTTCTATCAGGCAAATCCCAACACTACCATTACAGCCCCGGGAAATGCCAGAAATCCCCTGACAGTTGCCGCCTATAACCAGTTTGATGGCAGAATTCTGGGTGAATCAGGAAGAGGCTTTTCCAGATTCGGGGAAATCAATCCTAATATTGCCGCTCCCGGATACCAGATTCCATGCGCACTCCCAGGAAATCAATATGGCAGCCTAACTGGTACCGGAGCCGCCGCCGCACACGCAGCGGGAGCTTCTGCCATGGTCATGGAATGGGGGTACTGCAAAGGCAACCACACTACCGTCACCGGCGTCCAGATCAATCATATGATCATGCGGGGAGCACAGAGAGACAGCGCCTATTCTTATCCCAATGAGAGCTGTGGATACGGACAGATAGACGTATACAAACTGTTTCAAAGGATATCTGTGATTTGA